attactgccaattcttttacaagatataaacttagacaataataaaataaaacaacttcaataaaaatcaagtacaagctttggcctcctgtttatcttcactAGTATAACACGCACGCGCGATGCACCTGCTATTCCATTCCAAAACTTGTAAAAAATGTTATTCAGTGAACATTTTTTAActatatatataagaaaaataTGTTCTCTTACATAAGATTCAACATTCCAAAACTACTCCATATCATATTACATCCTAGTTGAATTGACAACAATATGGACGACGCTGTTATGGGCTTACACAAATGTAATAAAGATGTAAAAGTAAAAACATAGCCGGTTGCAGTCATGTTATCCCATTGGAAATCATTGTCCTCCGCAAAACCATGTTGTGAAGGCTTCTGAGAACCAATATTGAGTTTTAGCCTACCTAATGTTGAATATGAAATCAATTGAAAACCACCTGCCAGTATAAAATCCAATTACAATAAATCATTTCTTGTTCTAAAAATTTCTCGACCAACACGATTTAGAGTACTATACCTTTTGCATCTTTATCTGCTTCTTTGTCGGTAGAGTTCAACCAAACCAATCACAATATCAAATCTCTGCGACCAACTCAAAAAATGCCAGTTTCAGAGTTCTTTAACAATAGGAAAATTTAAATATTATGAAGGTGAAGTCTAATAAGAATCCAAGTGAGAGTTATGCCTTAGAGGCATCTAACTATAATGttgaaatatatttatttatgtggCAAAGATCAAAAATCATCAAACACGGATGCAAGCGCTAAATTCCGTGATACCAAACATAACAAGAAGGGATGTTGTAAAAGCAcataattaaacaaaaaaaaaacttgtaaaaCCTGAGAGTACTTACCAAATGAAGTACCCAATAATTTTAAGATTTTTGTGTTTTTGAAGCAAGTGGACCAAAATGGAAAACCAAAAATACTGTAAAAAGTCAATAATGTCAATTCCTTATCAGTGTCGATTAGTGGTCAGTCAGTGTATTTACTACTAATATAGTAACTGTCTATGCACACATGTACATGAGAAATACACACACTTCACTTAAGACGCGGTATCCTTGATTAACCAATTCCCAAATGTTCTTCCTAATTATTGGAACCGCTAATAACATACAAAAATCTACTCATCATAGAACAAGTCCCAACTATATATATGACTCGGTTAATTATGTAAATAAACCGCTAACCTGACCTAACCTACGCGAGAGATCCAGAGTCAGAGAAGAAGGGAGAATGCGTAAAACTCTGAGTACCTGCAGTCTCCCTGAAAAATATGGTGTACATTTATAAGCCATATTTTCTTACTACTGAGCTTCTATAGATCATATTCAACTACCGATATGAATGAACGAATCTAGATAGTCGGTCCATTTGAAACGAAAAGAAGACATTGAATATAGACAAATTTAACTACATATGTTCATGTCACCTTTCTTCCTATGATGTGCGACATTTTTTTTAAGGTAGGTCACTTACACCTAACAATCTAAGGCTATGACTTAAAAGGAAACTATGTTCATGTCACCGGCCTATGATGTACGCCAAATTTACTTCGTGCTACTATATTCTATATACACTATTTTATGACGCCAATAGTATCAACCTAGCAAGTACGCAGCTCAGCATTCATAACTTGTCATATGTTGTTATGTATACAGATTGTAGGAATAAAAATTCAGTAAACTACATAATTGTGTTGTGTAATTCATTATGCAACCTAGTATCATCAACTTACTTAACTTTCCACAACTATCTAAGTTACGACTTATTCGTCGAAACGAAATGCATGAAAAATGTTAACACAACAGTGATTCCTTTGGCACAAAAGTAATCAAATTCTATATCAACGGTACTCGTATTGAACATGTTAATATCTTTATCAAATGCTTGTAATATGACATGCGGTTGTAGTGAAATCATTTCTATACGCAATAAACAAACATATGGTTCCTCCCCTgcaaataaaaactcaagatgtgAGAAATTTTAAACAAATATTAACGATAATTCAAACTAAAAAgtgaaccaatttttttttttataaatttacACCGTGAATTAGAATCGAGAATGACTTAACGAGAAAGTGAGCTAAAATTAAACAATGATCGTGTTATGCATTTACACAAATATCTATTGTTCATAAACTTAATGTTTATTTATGACAGATTTTGGAAAACCTGTTTTCATACTACCCACTCATATCAATCTTTTTTATGTAAACCATATTTCCACTGCTACTATATCTAATTTTCCCGTGATACTTCTATATACACCATTTTATGACGCTAATATATCAACCTATCAAGTACGCAGCTCAGCATTCATAACTTGTCATATGTTGTTATGTTTATAGATTGTAGGAATACAAATTCAGTAAACTACATAAACTTGTTGTGTAATTCATTATGCAACCTAGTATCATGACCTTAGTTAAATCTCCACAACTATCTAAGTTACGACTTATTCATCGAAACGAAATGCATGAAAAATATTAACACAACAATGATTCCTTAGGCACAAAAGTAATCAAATTCTATATCAACGGTACTCGTATTGAACATGTTAATAGCTTTATCAAATGATTTTAATATGACATACGGTTGTAGTCAAAGCATTTCTATAGACAATAAACAAACATATGGTTCCTCCCCTgcaaataaaaactcaagatgtgAGAAATTTTAAACAAATATTAACGAATAATTCAAACTAAAAAgtgaaccaatttttttttataaatttacACCGTGAATTAGAATAGAGAATGACTTAATGAGAAAGTGAGCTAAAATTAAACAATGATCCTGTTAGGCATTTACACAAACAGctattgttcacaaacttaatGTTTATTTATGACAGATTTTGGAGAATCTGTTTTCATACTTCCCACTCATATCAATCTTTTTTTATGTAAACCATATTTGCATTCCTACTATATCTAGTTTTCCCGTGATACTTCTATATACACCATTTTATGACGCCAATATATCAACCTATCAAGTACGCAACTCAACATTCATAACTTGTCATATGATGTTATGTTTACAGATTGTAGGAATAAAAATTCAGTAAACTACATAAATTTGTTCTATAATTCATTATGCAACCTAGTATCATGACCTTACTCAACTCTCCACAACTATCTAAGTTACGACTTATTTATCCAAACGAAATGCATGAAAAATATTAACACAACAAGGATTCCTTAGGCACAAAAGTAATCAAATTCTATATCAATGGTACTCGTATTGAACATGTTAATATCTTTATCAAATGCTTTTAATATGACATGTGGTTGTAGTCAAAGCATTTCTTTACACAATAAACAAACATATGGTTCCTCCCCTgcaaataaaaactcaagatgtgAGAAATTTTAAACAAATATTAACGAATAATTCAAACTAAAAActgaaccaattttttttttataaatttacACCGTGAATTAGAATCAAGAATGACTTAATGAGAAAGTGAGCTAAAATTAAACAATGATCCTGTTAGGCATTTACACAAACAACTACTGTTcacaaaattaatttttatttatgacaGATTTTGGAAAATCTGTTTTCATACTTCCACTCATATCAAACTTTTTTATGTAAACCATATTTCCACTGCTACTATATATATTTTTCCCGTGATAATTCCGAATGGTGAATAAGAATTCAGGGAAATTATAAAACAACACAACTGTGGAAGTCGAGAGAGCCGAAATATTGAAGTAAATTGTTACCAAACGTAATCACTAAGACAATTAGAGGAATCTACAATTTCATAAGCAAAGAGCTTTCGTAAGTAAGAAGAAGTCAAATTAACGTACCTATAACCTAAATTAGATTAGGTTTgatgtaatttcctataaattgTGGATTAGGTTCGAATCCGCATTTTTTGACCCCTTTTACGAAGGATGTCGAATTAGAAAGAGAGGCAAATAGTATAAAAATCGATAAAATGGTGATCAACGGGATTCGAAGCTAGCACCACTAAGTTACCATATTATAAATTCACCCTTagcgttctttttttttttaaaacaacttTCAACAAACAAACCCTTAGCGTTCTTTAACTATTACCTCCCGTAGCTCGTCTTTTTTATCTTAAGAACTTTATTCTAGAGGTTATATTGGTAATAGGGAAAAAGCTTCACCAAAAATAAGGCTTCACCAAACAAATgcgtcttttctttatattagtataagatctgacgtatcttccattcaacgcgtTGTTGACAGTTTCGCCTTTGGTTTTGAACTTTTTGTTGTTAATTTtaaaaactggagctcttctttgccttttagcgaaatatttcttggagcaacttcaaaaacttgcacttccctcttacaattttcgatctttttaaaactcccacatatcttagaaacaacagcttcaagttttgcatcgcaaaaaagtgcgatcgccttttcagccatttcaCCAACAGTAAACTAAGAAATTGAAATAGATTtgaaagagaaaattcaagagaagtgaattttggtgcgAGTGAATTGCTCGAAgatgatggtaatttatagaaataaaaaagtgaactttgaattttcaaaaaactATCCGTTGGCGTTTTTGCTTCAAACGCCCGTGGTTGTGGTTCCAAAGCCGGGTTTGTGCTACACACGCTGGCACCTGTTCTTTGACCTGGTGTTTGATAATCAACGGTCCACTTCTTTTCCCATAGTGAAGAAACGTGTTTGGCCATACCTGGCTCAACAAAGTTTTCAATTTGACTGTTGCCATAGGAATTGGTCCGTTACAAAAATATACCTGAGTCAAATATTCTCGAGTCAGATCTCGAGTAAGCATtgcaaataacaaaataaataaacaatggGCTTGACATCCGACTCGGTCGGGTAAAGCCCCAAATCAGATCAGATCCAAATGTATACAAATATAACCTACCTTGTTGCTTTATCTTGGTCCTTTGAATTTCTGCATCTAGTCCCGTCCGCATTTTCAACCCCCGCCGCAGGTGaaataaaccctagaaatagaGCGAGACACTGAGAGCAGTAGATCAACGCTATGGAGAAGATGGAAGAAGAACAAGGTGGAGTtgtagaaaagaaagaaaagccaAGAGATATCAGACGTTTTTACTGTGAATTTTGTGGGATTTGCAGATCTAAGAAGTCTCTCATCGCATCTCATCTCCAAACTCACCACAAGGTTGTGAAGGAACTCTAGATCGATTACTTTTTAAGTTTGTATAGTTATAAAATTGACTTGAAGAACAACTCCTGAGCTTATTGTTGTATTTGTGTTTATTGCAGAAAGAGACTGAAATGAATATGGATGGAATTGATGAACAAGAAGAGGCAAAATCAAGCAATAATACTTGTCAAGAGTGTGGTGCTAGTTTTCAAAAGCCGGCTCACTTGAAACAACATATGCTGAGCCATTCTCTTGAGGTATTGTAGAAAGCGCGATCTTAATTTGGTTTATTTGCTGCAACTTCACCTAAAAATCTGTTAGTTCAAGTATTTACTGAATTATTAAGTATCACTGCATCAGTGATTCATTCTGTGGTGTGTTTTTGCTGGCCACTTTGTGCTATGTTAGTCACTCTGGTTCTGTTGGGTATGTTGATATTTATGATCTACAAGTGTTTTAAAAGAAAGTGATCTTGCAGGTTATAGATTTATTAATGGTCAACATACTTGTTGATGTATATACGGTGTGAAGCATTGTTGTGAGAAACTCCCAAATGCAAAGAGAACTTGACTGGACTAGTAGCAGGTTGGGGGACCACCTGTGAAGCTCCATCAAGTGAGGCTCGGTTCACGCTGCTTGATTTTATTGAGGTTTGAGgtcttatttttgttctttcatcataaacttaagtTAGCAATTGAAGTATGATTGTCCACTCTTAATAACAAGATTAAAACCCAGTATTTATCTTCTTTCAACTCTTTGCAGAGGCCATTTACTTGTCCTGTTGATGATTGTCACTCGAGCTATAGACGGAAAGATCATTTGAATCGCCACTTGCTCCAGCACCAAGGGAAACTATTCTCGTGTCCTGTAGAAGGCTGCAACAAGAGATTCGCGTACAAAGCCAACATGAAGCGTCACGTAGAGGATATTCATGAGGATGAAGATACTTCTTCTTCTGATAGTCAAGGTCAAACACAGCATATTTGCCAAGAAGTTGGATGTGGGAAGGTGTTCAAGTATGCATCAAAACTGAGGAAACATGAAGAGTCTCATGGCAAGTTTCATTCAAGCTGCATACAAGTCTAAAAGTCTTCTGCGTCTAATTTTATTTTGCCTTTGAATAGATGATAAAAACTGGCATTCTAATATTTTGTGATTAATGACTACAGTGAAATTGGAGTCTGTGGAGGCAATCTGCTGTGAACCTGGTTGTATGAAGTACTTTGCCAATAATGATTGCCTTAAGGCTCATGTCCAATCCTGCCACCAACATGTCCTGTGCGAGGTTTGTGGGACAaagcaattgaagaaaaatatgaagCGGCATATGCGTGGACATGAAAATGAAGGCTCATCTGAAAGGATAAAGTGTAGCTTCAAGGACTGTGAATGCACATTTGCAAATGTAAGATACCCACATGTTCATTTGTTTTCTTTTGGGGTGTTTTCATTTGTTTTCTGAAGTTTTGCTGCAATTCTATGTCAATTATTCACATGTAATGTAATTCTGTATATCGATCTGCAGAAATCAAATCTCAATCAGCATGTGAAGTCTGTACACCTTGAGCTTCGACCATTTGCTTGCCAGTTCCCTGGTTGCGGTCAGAGATTTGCTTTCAAGCACGTTAGGGATAACCATGAGAAATCTGGTTGTCATATTTATGTCCATGTAAGTCTTATGTGAATGTTGCATCACTGCATCACTAAATCCTTTTAAGTTAAATATGTGGAATGTCTTAAGAATTGTGAAGTCTGCTGTATCGAAGTCTCATATTTTATGTATCTAATGTAGGGGGATTTTGAGGAGGCAGATGAGCAATTACAAACTAGACCAAGGGGAGGGCGGAAGAGGACTTGCCCGACTGTAGAAACTTTACTACGAAAGCGTGTTGTTCCACCCAGTCACACTGATTCAGTCTTGAACCATGCTCCCGAATACCTTGCCTGGTTACTATCTGCAGAGGGTGACTGTTAAGCCAGTTAGTTGCTGTTTAAGAGCCGTATAGCTTTTATTTGATTATGAGGCATTGGTGTAGTGTGCTGTCTCAAGAGTTTATAtgtaaaaagtaaaaacaaacatTTCGAAATCATCATATTGTAATAACTAGAAGTAATTTACCACAATCTCAATCTCATTCTCATGTGATAGTACTAGaaacatctttttttttcttggccACCAGATTATATTTTGAACAAATTGGGGAAAAGCCATGTTATTGCCGTTTTCTAGAGATTTACTTGGCATAGGCTTCAACCAAGGTCGGTCAGATGATTCAGTATCATGtacaacagaaaaaaaaacatatcgaGGTGGAGATGCGGGGTATCGATCCCCGTACCTCTCGCATGCTAAGCGAGCGCTCTACCATCTGAGCTACATCCCCTTTTATTGCAGATTATACATTTTTGTAGAAATAATAGTTAAGGTTATAACTTCTTAGGTTGAGCGTTTTCAGAATCATATGAGAACCTTCTTTATCTCTGAAGAAATCACCAGTCAATATGTTTAACCAAGATCCCTCCAACAAGTAAGTTAAATCCCTCCATTTCAAAATTTTAGGGGTTTTCAGGGTTTGTAAATTTGGTTTAGTGAATCATGGGTTTTTGTTAATTATTAGTGTACTCAATTATGTTGTCTGCTTAATCCCTTACTACAGTTCTTGAATTGTTAGTTTAATTTTGTTCGATTCTAGTACCATAGAGCTCTAATTGAATAGGTAGTGGAAGCTTGTATATATGTCTAGTCTTTACAACCAGATATTTGAACCGATATTCTGATTCAATTCCATGTCCTGTTCCAATCTCCAACCATTATCTAACACTGATTTTAACACTTAGTTAAAGTTCCTTGTCGAGTTGCCTAAATAAATATTATGATGTGCTAGTTGCTACTACCCATTCGATGTCCTGGGATGAAGCAAGTGTAATGACTATTGCTGTTGCATGTCATTTGAGAAAGTTTTAGGCGGGTCTTCAAATGTATTCCTTAATTGAATGGGAATACAGAAAATGAGTCTACTACTtgatttggttttttcctttgaACTCTATGAATCCAGAAAATGTAAGATGCCAATGACAGCAGTCATATGAAAGTTTATCATATTAGCTACATATTTATGTTCCCCAGTTAGTTCCTTGAAATCTGGAATACAATTTTGTTGGCCACAAAAATGCCCAGTCTCACTAGTATTCATCCTAAGTTGTTAATTACACAACCAAAAACTTACTTATGTGAAAATTAGTATTTGAGTCGTGGGGTTTGATTCTAGAACTGCCACTGGTTTGTAAATTTATTGTTTAATTCTTGGATGTTGATTTTGCAGGTCAAAGTTAATGGGAGTTACTGTGAGCAATTCTGATGAACACATGTGGAAGCATATCAGTGGGAGAAAATTTCTTAATGTTTTAGGTTTGTAGTGTCTACCTTCATCTGTTTGTATCAAGTTATTGTTTATGTTGCTGAATTGTGTAATTTTATTGGCAGAGGAAAAGGAAACTGGAAAGATAACGTCGAACGGGGGTAAAGAAATGAAGGATTTGAAAGAAGTAGAAACAAAGAAAGGCCAAAGAAAGGTACCCAAGGCTAACAGTGAGCCTGAAGAGCTCGACTTCTGGATGCCTCCTCCTGGTAGTAGGTGGGATTTTTATAATGGACCAGGATTCTGATGAAGGAGTTGAATTGGGCTATGATACAGGTAAATTTGTTAACATTATTGAATTTCATTTTGATGCCTGTGCTTGTTGTTACCGATGCATTGTTTTAATAATAATCCCTGGAACTGTAAGCATTGGATACTGTGCACTTACCGTGAGCTAATACAATAACCTACACGTGATTTTTGTATGTGATTCCGGATATCAAAAATCATTTATAAGAAGCAGTTCAAAATGGTACAACTATAGTCGTTACCTGTGTGACGCAACTTATAGGTGGCATTTTTGTGCCTGTGGTTGTTGTTAATAGTACATTATTTGGGTAGCTGGCCCTTCACCATTTTGACTGCACAATCTGTAAACGTGGGATATACTGTTACTTTGCACTTGTTGTGAGCTAACAACAAACTCGTGACTTGTGAACTTAAGTTTGTATGTAGGTGAAATTATTATGTACACTGATGAAAGGTGATAGATGTGCTGTTCTGGTTGCTTCTCCAGTATTTGTTTGTAAATTTTTGGTTAAGCTAGTCAAGTTTTATGGTGTTTATCCACTTTGTTTGTTGTTTTAACTGGTTAAATGACCAAATTTAGTTTATAAAATGTACAGCTACATCCATAACCACACACGCACACGCACATGTAGACCTTTACAACCTTGAATTAACATATGGAATTGGATCATTCAGTATGCCATCGTTCTTTGTGTAACATGACCACTTGGCTGGAAAGTGTTTTTCTTATGTTTTATGTTGTCTAAATGATTTGTCGGTTTAATTgataagaaaatgatgaagagagTGGTCCAGTGTTTTCAGAAGTCTCTATGCCGTATATGTTGAACTTAAAACTTCCCCAACTTTTTCCTGGTATTCCCATTTGCTGCCAGCTTTACTAACTAACGGCTCTCTTGATTTGCAGGACAAAGCGCATGTCCATAGAAGTTGGTCCCAGCAGTTTTGCATCATGCAAGAAGAGGAAAACCAAATCAACTGAACCAGAAGCTGATTAAGAGGTATGTCTATCATGGTAAACTAAATTTCGAATTTGCTTGAAAAAATTGAATCATATAAAAAGATAAACAGAATTGACTTGGAAACAGAATAAAGACCTAGAAAGAGAGGAAGGAACTCGAAACTAATCAAATTCCAGGGTTATTTACTTATTTTTCATCTCTTTTAAGCCTTCTTCCTCTTCTCCAAGAAGAAGAACACAAACAAAGTAACCACGCAGAAAGCAGAGAAGACGCCAGCACAAATGTCGATCGAAGCATGTCTTCCAGTAATGGCTTGAATTGTGAACAAGTTGGCGTCTGTGCTTTGACCGAAGGCAACTTCATGATCTTCGGAACTGAAGGCATATGCTCTCACGAAATATGTAGCAGAAGGAATGTTTCTTTTGATTGTCCACGTGAAGTTCTCTTCACCAGCTATGTAGGGCTTTGCAACGATGAGGAATTGGCAAGTTTTGTCTTTAAGAAGTTCCTCCTCTGTCTCAACGATGAGGATTGGAGCAAAACATAGCTGCACCTTGATCTTCTTAAATTCAGCATCTGTGCCAGTAGTTGAACTTTGGTTCAATCCCCACGACACTGTAATCGTATCTACTCCAGCTTTCATCACTGCAAGCATATAAGAGAATTGTTAAGCTCAGGGATAATTTTAATGTGTTTGTAACAAgaacctttttttatttttttgctagaCTAACAACCAGAACCTAAAGAAACATCGAATGTTCCCCGTAAATTCTCGTAACATGAGGTTTTGGTTGCGTAATAGGTTACCCCCCCATGTCGAATACCATTACCTTGATTTCTTGTTCCCCAAAGAGCAAACCTATCCCCAAACGAAGCATAGTTGTGCCAAGAGTTCAAGAGCCAAAAACTATTAGCAAAAAGAGAAATTTTCTTCATCTCTTGGAGGTGCCACTTGAAATGGGTTTTTGATGCACTTGAAAAGGTTTTCTGGTGAACATAATTGAGCAGTAAAATGCAATAAAATTATAAGAAGCATTTCGAGTACACAATCAAGTAAGCACTTGAAAATGTAAATTTTTGGTCATCAAGTTTTACTGGCCAAATTTCCCAACTGTACGGTAACAGAACCGGTAAGACGTGTTTGCCACCTATTACTTAAAAATTAATCAGAATGCAAAGTTTAATCTCTAATCTCCGACTCTATTCACCAGGGTAATTTTGAGTCTTATGAGAAGATTTGATTGAGGTTACAAAAGAAACAGTACATCGGGTGAATAATTGGGTTTGATTTGTAAAATTGAGATGGAAAAAGGAAGAAACAGTTAGGCAAGCAAGTGACATATTACTATTAGACTGTTAACCAAATGAAACCCAAACATTCTTGATGCCTCCACTCTTAGCCTTGTAAATCTCAGCCACAATATGAGACATGGGATTACGTAAAACTCTTGACTTACCACACACCAGATTATATACATATGAAGCACAATACAAGCTGCATTCTCATAGACCATAGGAAAGGAAAACAGAAACTAAACTACAAACAGCTATAAGGAGTCCTAGAACAGATTAACAAGCTAGTGGAACTGGTTCGACATGTGGATCAGACTGAACCTTTAGAGAGTCGAGGACAATCCTAGCAGCTTCAATTACTACTGGACTATCAACATAATGTTGTCGACATACTGGCTTGTAGACGTCTGATCCAGCAACAAGTTCTGTCTGAGTGTCCCCTGTCTTCCTCAAGGTAAAGAAAGCCCGTTTTCCACAGAGCTCACATCGAGCTGTTAGTTTAGTTACAGTGTCAGCCAGTGGTACAATATCAAGAACAGAACCAAATCTCCTCCTGCCACAAGCATtggaatttaatcaataaaagggTCACAGAGGCGCAAGTTTAAACCAGGGATTGATGCTTTAGACTACAGAGAAACTGAAACATACAAGCAACAAATACATTTGTTAGTAGCTTCACGAAGAAAACGTTGCAAGCAAGACTTGTTTTCTTTGGATGATATTTACTTTCTGTTTATGCAATTAAAACCATTTCTATTTCTTGAAATCCCCA
This portion of the Papaver somniferum cultivar HN1 chromosome 11, ASM357369v1, whole genome shotgun sequence genome encodes:
- the LOC113321989 gene encoding transcription factor IIIA-like — translated: MEKMEEEQGGVVEKKEKPRDIRRFYCEFCGICRSKKSLIASHLQTHHKKETEMNMDGIDEQEEAKSSNNTCQECGASFQKPAHLKQHMLSHSLERPFTCPVDDCHSSYRRKDHLNRHLLQHQGKLFSCPVEGCNKRFAYKANMKRHVEDIHEDEDTSSSDSQGQTQHICQEVGCGKVFKYASKLRKHEESHVKLESVEAICCEPGCMKYFANNDCLKAHVQSCHQHVLCEVCGTKQLKKNMKRHMRGHENEGSSERIKCSFKDCECTFANKSNLNQHVKSVHLELRPFACQFPGCGQRFAFKHVRDNHEKSGCHIYVHGDFEEADEQLQTRPRGGRKRTCPTVETLLRKRVVPPSHTDSVLNHAPEYLAWLLSAEGDC
- the LOC113324699 gene encoding high-affinity nitrate transporter 3.1-like codes for the protein MKKISLFANSFWLLNSWHNYASFGDRFALWGTRNQVMKAGVDTITVSWGLNQSSTTGTDAEFKKIKVQLCFAPILIVETEEELLKDKTCQFLIVAKPYIAGEENFTWTIKRNIPSATYFVRAYAFSSEDHEVAFGQSTDANLFTIQAITGRHASIDICAGVFSAFCVVTLFVFFFLEKRKKA